A single region of the Acidobacteriota bacterium genome encodes:
- a CDS encoding (2Fe-2S)-binding protein: MIQLKVNGAARQFDGDPEMPLLWFLRDELQLTGTKFGCGEGLCGACTVHVNGAAVRSCQMPLQAAAGKNITTIEGLSATATHPLQTAWQAVNAPQCGYCQTGQIMQAAALLKQKPKPTDADIDAAMKGNICRCGTYQRIREAIKLAANGVPKAPAKAAAKGGGE; this comes from the coding sequence ATGATCCAACTCAAGGTTAATGGAGCGGCGCGCCAATTTGACGGCGATCCCGAAATGCCGTTGCTGTGGTTCTTGCGCGATGAACTGCAACTGACCGGCACCAAGTTCGGTTGCGGCGAAGGCCTCTGCGGCGCATGCACTGTGCACGTGAATGGCGCGGCGGTGCGCAGTTGCCAGATGCCGCTGCAAGCCGCCGCTGGCAAAAACATCACCACCATCGAAGGGCTGAGCGCCACCGCCACGCATCCGTTGCAAACGGCCTGGCAAGCGGTCAACGCGCCGCAATGCGGTTACTGCCAAACCGGCCAGATTATGCAGGCCGCCGCCTTGCTGAAACAAAAACCCAAGCCGACCGATGCCGACATTGACGCCGCGATGAAAGGCAACATCTGCCGCTGTGGCACCTATCAACGCATTCGCGAAGCGATCAAACTGGCGGCGAATGGCGTACCGAAAGCGCCGGCGAAAGCCGCTGCGAAAGGAGGCGGGGAATGA